Within the Vigna angularis cultivar LongXiaoDou No.4 chromosome 10, ASM1680809v1, whole genome shotgun sequence genome, the region aaaattgtgttGGGACGGTTGACTTGAACTTGCACAAAGATCATCATCACGTGCTATGATTTCATTGTGATGGTCAAAACTCgtatgtttttttaacaacttcCAAACAATGGCATTATTATGCAACACGATTTAACTCATTTCATTTTCCAAGATAAATTAACCCCATTttgaaaatagaattttttttgtatgattAGATTCACAATTAATCATAATTTAGGCTAATGTAGTGAGGTCTATGTGTTATCTCATACTACACCTTTACATGTGTTCTACAATAATTACATGTATAATTTTTGTAGATGTATTGACTTACTTTACTAAACAACTTTTATAAACTCGTGTTGCCACTTCACATCCAAAATGATGCAAAGGCATAAGTATCCTagtatgaaaattaaaagagtGAGACACGTCATCAAATGATGTGGGTCATCTCACCAATCAAAAGGTGAAAGTTATTAGACTCACCATTATTTTACCTCTCcacaaatgcaaagaaaaatcTCTTGTTTATAATCTATAACCAACACCAAAAACGAACAAACTTTCATAATACCCAACTACAACTTCATGTGGTTAATATGAAGGTATATAAAGGctcttgaaaaataaattttcatcatACACACTTTCAAGACATACATCGTATATATGCATATTCTATTGGACACAATTTATGACCACCTTGTTATCTTTTGAGTACACAAGTAGTAGGTCTCTCGTGTTCACTAGGTGAAATACCACATATTATGTCATAAACAATAAAGTATAAGACTACAAAAGAGTAACATGCAAATGCTTTctatattattaaacaaaatcactattcatgttttcaaattctttcatcTATAAGATgaaattcattttatcttaatCATGAATTGATTAACCCatgatatatttttgaatttcatAATCCATAGATTTTACAAACCACTTAATCTAAAATCTATTGGATAAAATTACAAGCAAGAAAACTCGAAACATAATTATGTGAAAACTTACTTTAATTAAGAGTTTTAAGGTAGCACAATTAGAAAAGGAATGACAATAAACAATAGTACAACAATGGAAAGTGACAATGACTCAATTTGTTAGTACAAAAGATGTAAGGAAAAATATGTAACATAGTTTAACAAAAAGTTTAATGAAAACAATGTTTGACTTTGAGTCACAAGCGTGGTGAATCTAAATGAACAATTCCAACAcaaaagagaacaaaataaaagCTAAAATTGGAATAGTTTTACATTGAATaaattgttggaagtctcacttCAAGTAGAAATAAGACcaaatttagattatatatgtaggtgcaaacctcaccttacaattcaattttgtgaaattgaattaaatttaaattttattttttaacataatatgaGAGTCATAGATTAGAACTTATCCTAATAAGATTTGTGTTTGTTAGACATATCATTCTACCGACTATCGAACATTTATTAGACCATCTATTAATATCTAGTACTTTATATTCGATGTATATAATTCAACGTAATggaaaaatgtcaaaaatttTACATCGATTAAAGATAAGAtcaaatttagagtatatatataaatgaaaatctTAGTGTATAAGTGTAGGATAAAGTTGGacttaaaatacattttttaacataaacacatataaaggataaaattaaaaattaagattgaaaGATTTAAAACTggttttatgtaaaaaaaaaatcacaaataaaaaaaaatagtattatggTTGCTCACTTGTAATTCTCAAACTCTGAGTTAACCCGACAATTAAAAGTTATGCTAAGAAAACACAATAATAATTATGCTGATATAAGAGAAACAACGcgcttttaaaaaattatgttaatataagaaaaacaacgcgcttttaaattttttttgaagactgtaaaatattaaaaaagaaaacattttcttaaagcttttatttgagggaagcttgccaaaagaagaagaatattgTTTTTGGGTGAATGATTGTGTCAATTTTCTACCAAAGAGGATGCACAAAATGGTCGTAAGGCCACCAATTTTAAGCATTTGTGTAAACAAATGTAATTAGTGGTCATCCTATcgataatacaaaatttaaacataataatcacatgaaaaaatatatataatcaagaaataatatatacacacaaagtttaaattgtttaataaattatgaagatagatatagaaataaagagagaaagttaggtattaaaacattttcctctatctaatttattttttttggatattATTTATATCAATATCTATATTCATACCTAACCTTgaatattaataacaaaataataaatatgtaacaaattttaaatataaaatatttaaataaattaatacaaatttattacactatatattaactaaaaattattatataaaaattatattcgaAGCCTTACatagtaatttaaattttttatataaatattttcgaGAGTTTAATGATTGAAAACTAACCattaaaattaaactcaaacatAAAATGGagatatttgtttaatatataaaataattcatttaagtACTACTACTTGAAACTATTAGATTAAAATaacatcaaatataaatataattaaaattagaataagtTACAGAAATACTAAAATACACGTTATcatatattaaacattaaaatttaattaattataacctgttttaatttgatcaatatatttataataaaaaaataatagaaaacagttatgataaaaaataattattgccacaataaattctaaaaattgcTACTTATTATAACACACAACAATCAAATCATTTTGTACATTTCAGTTTATCTGTtcaatattttatgatttttatttccacatttttatcattatgtCTTATAAACAAGaccatttttttatctaattaaaactattaaaccACGTGAGGCAAGTAAAATCTTACTTAATGGTGATTTTATTTTGCATTTTTGTTTATGCAATTTTTCCCTTAAATCCATATTTATGTATCATACTTTAATAATAGTCATACTCATACACACCATTTGACAAGATGTAACAATTTCCCTGTTgcacttaaaaaatataagatgatTTTCTACTACACCTTAGAGCCAAAATGTGAAGTCAGGTTCTCATTTGAGCCAGATTCTCTTACGAGACCTATATAACTCCtaagatataagataattttatcttaaatttaaaaacatgagTTAGTGTAGTATGTATATCAGTCCACCAAATAAGTTCTGGTGCATCAGTAATGTAATGACGTTATATTCAGAGAACGAAAACACAATACAGAAAGAAGATTCATTGTTATCTGACTTATTTGCCAAAGGTAAATTAGCAACTTTTTCTTAACAAAAGAGAGGGATATGCTCATGGCTAGATTTGTGCAGGGAACTTtccctcttttctctctctatccCATTCTGTTATCtgcaaaacaacaaaaagaaaaagttgatgatCCACACTACAGACTGTCACCACGATGAGGATCAAACcaaaattatttctattaatcGGTAATTAAGTTAAGAAGACTGTTTTGGATTTCCAATTATTGCTCAGAACTCACCCATTCAGGTTGACAGAAGGACCTAAAATATGTGCCTAGTTTCTGGCATTTTGATGCCTTTTCGCCTTCTTGTTGAATGCATCTGATTAAACCACACAAACTGCTGAATTAGATATCTGAATATAGTTTGCATAATATGACAATTGGTTCTTTCAGAATTGTGATTCCATGGCTATACAAAAGCATTTTGACTTACCTGTGATACTCCacatattttacataacaaattttataatcagTGCTCTCGGCTGATTCGGCACCGTTTCTATCCCTGACTTTCTCTCCTGTTTTTTGCACAGTTAAAAAACCTAACTAAGCATAATATGCTACAGCCGTAAACAAATAGTTTTCTTCGTATCACTCAAtcaaaaaatggagaaaaaatcTGAATTAGAAAAAAGGCCTTTTAGTTTATgctgaaaagtaaattttaaatgagaaaaatgCTCTGATAAAGAATGTtagaaagtgaactttaagtatAAGTCATCCCACAgccacaaaaataatatattataaattgaaccggcttgtaatatattataaattggcctgAGACTTCCAACAAAGAAGATGCTATGGTTGAATCACAAATTGTTCATATAAGTCCAAACggattaaataattaaaaaataactctgcgtaaaaattaaatttgaaagaaGCAATTTTCTTAGATATAAACTTCAGTTTGAATAACAACAGCGATTTTTCTAATTTAGTGCCccagtttttgtttttaaaatttttgtgaaGAAGTTAAAGAAGAAACGCGTATAGGTTTTACCTTGATTTTGTTCTTGGTATCGTCGTTAGTGTGGGTTGAAGAGGGGGGAGAAACCGTGCCGTATTGATGAGCGGGTCTTGGAGCTTGCTCACCTCGCGCAACTTTGTTCACATCCCTCGCCCTCATTTTGTCGTGAGGATCAACCTGAGCTGCAGACATTTGAGCTTCTTCTCTGTGTAAGACTCGGTTTTGATCTTCTTTTTAAAAAACGTAGCATATGCATATGTTGAATGCAGAGGTGCTATCTAAATCTAAATTCTATACATTATTACGCTGTAATCTTGTAATGACACGTTGCGGTGTAATGACACGTAGCTTTTTGGTTGCCCACTCGTGTCAGCACTGTGAGCGATTTGGCACTAAACTTCTTATGGTAGCTTCTGGGTTTAAGTGAGTGCTTTATAAATGGTTTGATGAATAATTTGAGCTGATTTTCCTCTACAAATCAACATTTAGTGATAATTCTCATAAGGGTTAACTTTCCAACTTTGAGATTATCTTGGGTGGGTTTGTTTAATTCGTTTTAAGAAAAATACTTGTTTTAAGTACAGCCAGCCTCCACACCCTAAGATACTACCTTAGGTTTGGATTCTTGCAAGCACCCAAATCTGCAACACAAGGAAGTGAAAGACACCACAAACCAAGCTAAAAATGACCAATGGAACAGTGCACCGATAAGAAAATTTGAAGCTGAAACAGATTTCACTATTTGACAAAACAAGAATTTCAATAAGACAAGCAACTGAAAAGGGTTTACAAACAAGATGGCACTCAAATAGAACCTATGATCAGCTCTAGAACAGATTAAAAAAAGCAAGAAAACAAGTTAAGTTGAACCAATACTGGACAGAATTGACTTATAAATAGAAAgaccaaactgtttgataaaatgcctcAATGAACTAtgtgattctgcagattttCAATTTTGGATTCAGACATCAGTACGGTGAACTGCACGAGTCTGTTTTGCTTTTAAACTTTGCCACGTCAATTTTAACAACTTAAATGATAACATTACAATGACTATAGCTTTTACTACAGTTCACCTTAGAAGAAGAAACAACGCAGATCATCAGCACCTAATGGTTCAACTGGAAATAAAAATCATAGCACCTAATGGTTCAActggaaataaaataattgcaCGCATAAATTGGTTTTGCAAGTCACTTTTGATTCTAGCACCAATAAAGTATATCTGACCATAATAGCGCCTTAATATTCGAAAATTGGCTTTGCTAAGCTCACTGGTATGACAGAATCTCGTTCACAAATACAGATTCTGAAAATCAAACTTAATGACAGCAAAAGTGCAGAAATAGAATTCACTTTGCAAccaattctgcagatttgaaTTTGAATCACGAAAACAGCTCACGAATGACTCTAGAAATTGATTACGCTTATGATCTAGTGCTAAGCATGGAGTAAGACTCAACCTGACTTCAAAGAATTCCCAGCTAGGTGTAATTGGCCAAAAAGGCAATTCTGCTGATTAACAATGTGCAACCGAGTTAGGCTGAACCTTTCATTGCTCACTTGGTATGCACTTGCTAGTTACTAGGCaggattcaaattcaaatgTTCTAGacttcaatgaaataaaattaaaaacagagTCATGAAACATGAAATTCATTATCTCTACCACTGAAATCTGCCACCAAGCTCATTTAACCAAATGTCACAGCTTATATGTGGTGAACAGAACTTAATCAGTGCAGTATTAATGATTGAACTGGAATTAAGACTGATTCACTTAAACTTCAGAAATATCACAAGAAAAGCAATGCACCGAATAACAATGCACATGAAATAGAACATGACAGAATTTgattcaaaaactaaaaatgactCAAACACAGGATTCcaccgaataaaatgataaaacaacTTGCTCAAACACAATAAACCTTCAACAAGAATACGGAAGCCTAATTAACCGAACAAACTCAATGAAACAGAGAACAAAAACTCAGAACAGCAAGACAATTCAGAAAATGAAATAGACAACACGGCTTGACAAAGGAAACACTTAGCTGAAACGCGTGGTGCTCAACCAGGCTCAGATACCACATGATGGAAGACGCTCCTGGTGATTTCAGATACAGAACTAGAAACGAGACCTCCAGAGGCATCTTCCAGTATATAGACGCAGCGGAAATGATTCTTAGAAGTAGAAGTGAAGCGGTGTTCGGTGGCTAAATAAAATAGATCTACTCCAAGACTAGATTAGAGCTATGATGAAACGTGAACAAACAGAACTGCGATGAATGCAGCAGAAGGCAAAGTAAGATGAAGGGAAAAGCTCGGTGAAGGTGTTTGGTATGTGATGGAGTGTCTTGGTGCTTAGCTAGGGTTCCTAACTAAGGGTGGCTAGAGGAGGCTGAGGTCTCTCTTTGGCCGGTGACTAAGAGTAGAATGAGGCTGGAGTCATCTCAACAACTATTCATTACAAAAAACTCAAAGTGTGTACAAGGGGGGAGGGGGGAGAGGTGAATTTATAGAAGCATTCATCCCTCTCCACGCTGCCTAAGGTGCTCCTGATGATCAGGATCCCTTCACGGTTCAAAATACATGTGTATAGCCAAGTTTTACATGAATCAAACAAGTGGAGACCAAGCTACAAAACGTGGATGCAGTGTTCTCCGTCAGTGCTGGGCGCAGGTTGATGTTCGCTGGGCGCCAGCTCGCTGGGTGAGCTTCATGGTCCGCTGGGCGAGTCCAGCTTCTTCTAAGTGAAGATTTGCCTCACTTCTCCCTCTTTTGATATATCTTTAAATCTTTCTTAGAGCTTTTTCACCATGCTACTAGTGATGGACTCTTGAATGGAGTTTGGGCTCATCAGGAAGCCAAGTGTACTGTCTAGATAATTGCAAATAACACCTCTTACCTCTTAAAAACATGCATGCAATTTATCGTCCGGGAAGAAAATATGAACTGTCCCCTTCACCAATATCCAACTACATCCGGGTGCCTTCCTCACACCCTTCAACctcatttcttttcttaatcTCATCTCCTCGATATGCCTATCATTTGCGGCATATATGTTACAAAGGGCCACATGCCCAGGCGCATTTAAAGGATCCAATTCAAACAGTCGTTTGGCTGCACGCGTAGCAACATCTGTATCATTTTTACTCAAGCCACACACTCCAATTAGAGCCCCCCAAACGGCATGATTTGGTTCAACAGGAAGCTTCGAAACAAACTCCTCTGCATCCTTCACCTTTCCTGCTCGACCCAGAAGATTGATAATACTGATACAATGCTCCAACCTAGGTTGAATAGCAAAAGCATTGACCATGGCAATAAAAAACTCCCGTCCTTTGTCAACAAGACCCACATGAGCACATGCTGTCAGGACACCTAGGAATGTAAGGTCATCTGGGTAAATTCCAAGTTCAATCATAGTTTCATACACTTTTATAGCTTCACTGGCCCTGCCATGATCTGAAAGACCCATGATCATAGAGTTCCAAGAAATTTTGTCCCGGCAAGTCATGTTAGAGAATACCCTATATGCATCATCTATCTCCCCACATTTTGCGTACATTGCAATTAGAGAGTTCTTAAGAATCAAATCATCTTCATTCACAGTCTTAAACTGCATACCATGTAATTGCCGCCCCTGATCTAGATATGCAACTGAACCCATAGCTCCGAATAGAATAGCATATGTAGAACTCATAGGAGAAACACCACGATCCATCATGTCAGAAAATAAGCAGAAGGCTTCAGCAATGAGCTCATTCTGTACATACCCATAAATCATCTCAGTCCACGCAATGGAATCCCTATCAGGCATGTCATTAAACAAATTCCAAGCCTCCAGTACTCGGCCAGCGCTAAGATAGCCAGCAATCATGCAAGTCGATGCAACCTTGTTCCGAGTGGGTACCATGTCAAACAACTCTTGAGCTCTAGCCAACTGACTGGCCCGAACATAACCATTTATCATGGAATTGAAACACTGATCATCAGAGTCTTTCAAATTACTTTCAAACACATTGCGAGCAGAATCCATAATACCAAGCCCAGAGTACATCCTAACAAGACCTCTATGCAACCTACCGTCATAATCATAAATCTGCCAGCTGTTAACAATAAGCTGAGCATGTACCTGTTTGCCAAGGCAACAAAAACCCAAACCTCCACAAGCATAAACAAGAGAAACAAAGGTCTCTGTGTTGGGTTGGGCATCAGAAACTCTCACCATCTCAATAAAAAGCTGCAATGCCTCTTCATACAAGCCATTCCAAGCAAACCCACCAATCATAGCAGTCCAAGAAACAATGTTTTTCTCCGGCATAGCCCGGAACAAACAATAAGCACCTTCAACATCACCCTCACGGCAATAACCAGATATCATGCTAGTCCAAGTAATCACATTCTTAAACTCCATCTTCCCAAACAATTCTCTAGCCTCGTCCATTCTACCACTCTCAGCATACCCCGCAATCATAGCATTCCACGAAATCACA harbors:
- the LOC108336057 gene encoding pentatricopeptide repeat-containing protein At1g32415, mitochondrial produces the protein MLRHHSSIFVRILTCSVRSVRYVYGTNHSQCECDEPLLLHYLSNGCHHEARNLLQSSSRGDLHARVVRWTKLLSNFSRHGYVAEARALFDIMPHKNLVTSNTMLTAYMRSGLLDEASRFFETMLEKNVVSWTAMLCGFSDAGRIEDARKVFDVMPERNVVSWNAMVVALLRSGDLEDARMVFEKTPFKNVISWNAMIAGYAESGRMDEARELFGKMEFKNVITWTSMISGYCREGDVEGAYCLFRAMPEKNIVSWTAMIGGFAWNGLYEEALQLFIEMVRVSDAQPNTETFVSLVYACGGLGFCCLGKQVHAQLIVNSWQIYDYDGRLHRGLVRMYSGLGIMDSARNVFESNLKDSDDQCFNSMINGYVRASQLARAQELFDMVPTRNKVASTCMIAGYLSAGRVLEAWNLFNDMPDRDSIAWTEMIYGYVQNELIAEAFCLFSDMMDRGVSPMSSTYAILFGAMGSVAYLDQGRQLHGMQFKTVNEDDLILKNSLIAMYAKCGEIDDAYRVFSNMTCRDKISWNSMIMGLSDHGRASEAIKVYETMIELGIYPDDLTFLGVLTACAHVGLVDKGREFFIAMVNAFAIQPRLEHCISIINLLGRAGKVKDAEEFVSKLPVEPNHAVWGALIGVCGLSKNDTDVATRAAKRLFELDPLNAPGHVALCNIYAANDRHIEEMRLRKEMRLKGVRKAPGCSWILVKGTVHIFFPDDKLHACF